From a single Eleginops maclovinus isolate JMC-PN-2008 ecotype Puerto Natales chromosome 2, JC_Emac_rtc_rv5, whole genome shotgun sequence genomic region:
- the kcng4a gene encoding potassium voltage-gated channel subfamily G member 4a — MPIISNANHDFSNLSLSDDSSFDRIFTEIPETETIKGVYYQRAQFIRRPEDLVSIDHALLAVINVGGNRYTFPWSTLEQFPLTRLGRLCGCRSPEDIASVCDDYDEACKEFFFDRSPSAFRVILNFLAAGKLRLLREMCVLSLHDELTYWGVELTYMERCCKRKMYTRIEEMSELERREEERRQRNAMQRIPVEETRYRKVMNWLRDMVENPQSGIPGKIFACLSVIMVAVTVISLCISTMPDLREEEERGECSSKCYNMFIIETVCVAWFSLEFILRFIQAPSKLDFLRGPLNIIDAMAILPYYVSLVVTEEDPSLEHERPGGGKGYLDKLGLVLRILRALRILYVMRLARHSLGLQTLGLTVRRSTREFGLLLLFLCVGVTLFSPLVHFAESELTGSHDFSSIPASYWWAIISMTTVGYGDMVPRSIPGQVVALSSILSGILIMAFPATSIFHMFSRSYQELKMEHDRLFKEECAAAAAAAAASGELQEAGGDEGKENSTPPGLGLHLDKEIVHPLESLTLLGKGGDAAGNNNHSLPAAAF, encoded by the exons ATGCCCATCATCAGCAACGCCAACCATGACTTCAGTAATCTGTCCCTCAGCGATGACAGCAGTTTCGATCGCATCTTCACAGAGATCCCCGAGACTGAGACCATCAAG GGTGTGTACTACCAGAGGGCTCAATTCATCCGTCGGCCGGAGGACCTGGTGTCCATCGACCATGCCCTGCTGGCGGTGATCAACGTAGGGGGAAATCGCTACACCTTCCCGTGGAGCACCTTGGAGCAGTTCCCCCTCACACGCCTTGGGCGCCTCTGTGGCTGCAGGTCACCTGAGGACATCGCCAGCGTCTGTGACGACTATGACGAAGCCTGCAAGGAGTTCTTCTTCGACCGCTCGCCATCTGCCTTCAGGGTCATCCTCAACTTCCTAGCTGCGGGTAAACTGCGCCTTCTGCGGGAGATGTGCGTCCTCTCCCTACATGATGAGCTCACCTACTGGGGGGTGGAATTGACGTACATGGAGCGCTGCTGCAAGAGGAAGATGTACACGCGCATTGAGGAGATGAGCGAGCTGGAGCGCCGTGAGGAGGAGCGCAGGCAGAGAAACGCCATGCAGCGCATACCGGTGGAAGAGACCAGATACCGGAAGGTGATGAACTGGCTGAGAGATATGGTTGAGAATCCGCAGTCTGGCATACCAGGAAAGATCTTTGCCTGCCTGTCGGTGATCATGGTCGCAGTGACGGTCATCAGTTTGTGTATCAGCACCATGCCGGacctcagagaggaggaggaaagg GGTGAGTGTTCGTCTAAGTGCTACAACATGTTCATCATAGAGACGGTGTGTGTTGCCTGGTTCTCCCTGGAGTTCATCCTGCGCTTCATTCAGGCCCCCAGCAAGCTGGACTTCCTCCGTGGGCCGCTCAACATCATCGATGCCATGGCCATCCTTCCCTACTACGTCTCCCTGGTGGTGACAGAGGAGGACCCGTCCCTGGAGCATGAGAGGCCTGGAGGAGGTAAGGGTTACTTGGACAAGCTGGGCCTTGTGTTGAGAATTCTGCGGGCACTGAGGATCCTCTATGTGATGCGGCTGGCTCGTCACTCCCTCGGCCTGCAAACGCTGGGGCTGACGGTCAGGCGCAGCACCCGTGAGTTTGGCCTCCTCTTGCTTTTTCTCTGCGTTGGCGTCACCCTGTTCTCCCCGCTGGTACACTTTGCTGAGAGCGAGCTCACAGGCTCCCATGACTTCAGCAGCATCCCTGCCTCCTACTGGTGGGCCATCATCTCTATGACCACAGTGGGCTACGGCGACATGGTCCCCAGGTCTATTCCAGGACAGGTTGTAGCGCTGAGTAGCATCCTCAGCGGGATCCTCATTATGGCCTTTCCTGCTACCTCCATCTTTCACATGTTCTCCCGCTCCTACCAAGAGCTGAAGATGGAGCACGACCGGTTGTTCAAAGAGGAGTGCGCggctgctgcggctgctgctgctgcctcaggGGAACTGCAGGAGGCAGGAGGTGATGAAGGGAAGGAGAACTCAACTCCACCTGGGCTGGGATTACATCTAGACAAGGAGATTGTGCACCCACTGGAGTCTCTCACTCTGTTAGGGAAAGGTGGGGATGCTGCAGGAAATAACAACCACAGCCTGCCAGCAGCAGCTTTCTGA